One window from the genome of Paenibacillus azoreducens encodes:
- a CDS encoding FecCD family ABC transporter permease — protein sequence MNPFRMSRASAETAAHVSVAPPRLRRFLVSIAGLSLTLLAAIVFASSVGPVHIPFERTIAIILGKLHIYVGSDFSERELLIVSQIRLPRVLCGALIGAALGISGAAMQGVFRNPLVEPGYIGVSSGAALGAVCALFFGWTQIGRWALPASAFTGAVIAVAVILAVWRGSRSRSIATLLLLGIGINALLSALINIMVASSNNDQELRSIIFWLQGGLEARTWEHVQLVAVPILAGCLIMISFGRHLNIMLLGDDQAAASGVNVRSTRYILLALASLMTGSAVAISGIIGFVGLVVPHIIRLATGPDHRFLLPASALGGAIFLVLADVVSRMVLQPVTLQVGVVCACIGAPLFIALILRSRQGGKAQ from the coding sequence ATGAACCCTTTTCGCATGTCCCGCGCTTCAGCCGAGACAGCGGCTCACGTTTCTGTAGCTCCACCCAGGTTACGGCGTTTCCTTGTTTCGATCGCCGGACTATCGCTGACGCTGCTTGCTGCGATCGTATTCGCCAGTTCCGTTGGTCCGGTACATATTCCTTTTGAACGGACGATCGCTATCATCCTCGGTAAGCTCCATATCTATGTGGGCAGCGATTTTAGCGAGCGAGAACTGCTGATCGTCTCCCAGATCAGGCTGCCGCGTGTTTTATGCGGAGCCTTGATTGGTGCCGCATTGGGGATATCGGGAGCGGCCATGCAAGGCGTGTTTCGGAATCCGCTTGTTGAACCCGGCTACATCGGCGTATCCAGCGGAGCCGCACTCGGCGCCGTGTGCGCCCTGTTCTTCGGCTGGACGCAAATCGGCAGATGGGCTCTGCCCGCTTCCGCTTTTACCGGGGCCGTCATTGCTGTTGCCGTCATTCTGGCGGTATGGCGCGGCAGCCGGAGCCGTTCGATAGCAACCTTGCTCCTGCTCGGAATCGGCATCAACGCGCTTTTGTCCGCATTGATCAACATTATGGTCGCCAGCTCCAATAACGACCAGGAGCTGCGAAGCATCATCTTCTGGCTGCAGGGCGGCCTGGAAGCGCGAACCTGGGAACATGTTCAGCTCGTCGCCGTCCCAATTCTGGCTGGATGTCTGATCATGATATCCTTCGGCCGCCACCTGAATATAATGCTGCTTGGCGACGATCAGGCTGCTGCCTCCGGCGTAAACGTCCGCAGTACACGTTATATCCTGCTTGCGCTTGCTTCCCTGATGACGGGTTCTGCAGTTGCCATCAGCGGAATCATCGGCTTTGTGGGACTGGTTGTCCCCCATATCATCCGGCTTGCGACCGGTCCGGATCACCGTTTCCTGCTGCCTGCAAGCGCTTTGGGAGGAGCTATCTTCCTCGTTCTCGCGGATGTCGTCTCACGCATGGTTCTGCAGCCGGTCACATTGCAAGTAGGGGTTGTGTGTGCATGCATTGGTGCGCCGCTGTTCATCGCGTTGATATTACGATCACGTCAAGGAGGTAAAGCTCAGTGA
- a CDS encoding heme ABC transporter ATP-binding protein: MLEGENISVRINRLPILRDISFQVGAGEFIGLIGPNGSGKSTLLRILAGLSQPASGRLRIAGKPLKDYKSKELARMIGYVPQDTSIEFDFQVRDIVMMGRHPHLSRFRSESHHDRIMAQTAMEQTATLHLADRTASCLSGGQMQMVFIAKALAQEPELLLLDEPISALDIRYQLHVLELMRNLSEKGLTVIAALHDLNLAARFCDRLALLNRGEMVNIGEPEEVLTADSIFKTYGVYARVTADPWLGCPSVTALGGSTHSSRLNKPDFAIT; encoded by the coding sequence ATGCTCGAAGGCGAAAACATATCCGTCCGGATCAATCGGCTCCCCATTTTGCGGGATATTAGCTTCCAAGTTGGTGCGGGCGAATTTATCGGTCTAATCGGACCGAACGGCAGCGGCAAATCAACGCTGCTGCGTATATTGGCCGGGTTATCGCAGCCTGCATCCGGAAGATTGCGAATTGCCGGCAAACCGCTGAAAGATTACAAAAGCAAGGAGCTCGCCCGCATGATCGGATATGTTCCTCAAGACACATCCATCGAATTCGATTTTCAAGTACGGGATATAGTCATGATGGGCAGGCATCCCCATTTATCCCGGTTCAGATCCGAGAGCCACCATGACAGGATCATGGCGCAGACAGCCATGGAGCAAACGGCGACCCTGCATTTAGCGGACCGGACAGCGTCCTGCCTGTCAGGCGGCCAGATGCAGATGGTATTCATCGCCAAAGCACTTGCGCAGGAGCCCGAACTGCTTTTGCTTGATGAACCGATTTCCGCCTTGGACATACGTTACCAGCTGCATGTGCTTGAATTGATGCGGAACCTGAGCGAAAAAGGCCTGACTGTTATTGCTGCTTTGCATGACCTTAATCTGGCCGCGCGTTTCTGCGATCGGCTTGCACTGCTCAACAGAGGCGAAATGGTCAACATCGGCGAACCTGAAGAGGTGCTGACCGCCGATTCTATTTTTAAAACTTACGGAGTCTATGCAAGAGTGACTGCCGATCCATGGCTCGGCTGCCCTTCTGTCACGGCACTGGGCGGATCGACCCATTCGTCACGTTTGAACAAACCTGACTTCGCCATCACATAA
- a CDS encoding ABC transporter substrate-binding protein: protein MHLSSRTPKKQYKMCAMLLAAAVWIAGCGNEKQTAADSGSENSVPASSQNNAASYPKTISVAGKDVTIPKKPEKIAAISLDSADAALELVDPERMALVSTSITNSSLAYRTAEGEKVKNKIAGATSLDPEQVLSSNADLLIMTKLHDKEKEANAILEQSGIPIITLESWSTLESVMNNIMVIGQAVGEEAKAESIVADMQTKLEKTTKAIEGASRPSVLVVSPLGPGTGPYLIGSSNISYDLVRLAGAEHAAENLGLKRTTKASIEQIIKADPEYILLVEWQAGKTDDMNEIMQTPGWSTLKAVKNNHVLSMPAKKLLNPNRYNVDTLEEIAKWLHPDKF from the coding sequence ATGCACCTATCATCCAGAACACCGAAAAAACAATATAAAATGTGCGCAATGCTGTTAGCAGCTGCTGTATGGATAGCCGGATGCGGAAACGAAAAACAAACCGCAGCGGATTCCGGCTCGGAAAATTCCGTACCCGCGTCCAGTCAAAATAACGCCGCCTCGTATCCTAAAACGATTTCCGTTGCCGGTAAAGATGTTACGATCCCCAAAAAACCCGAAAAAATTGCAGCCATTTCGCTGGATAGCGCCGATGCCGCTTTGGAACTGGTTGACCCGGAACGAATGGCGCTGGTTTCAACAAGCATTACCAACAGTTCGCTTGCTTACCGTACTGCCGAAGGAGAGAAGGTGAAAAATAAAATTGCCGGAGCCACCTCTCTCGATCCAGAACAAGTGCTCTCAAGCAATGCCGATTTGCTGATTATGACCAAGCTTCACGATAAAGAGAAGGAAGCTAATGCGATTTTGGAACAATCCGGTATTCCCATCATTACGCTTGAGTCATGGAGTACACTGGAATCCGTCATGAACAATATTATGGTTATCGGCCAAGCCGTTGGTGAGGAAGCCAAAGCCGAATCGATCGTCGCAGATATGCAAACTAAGCTTGAAAAAACAACCAAAGCCATTGAAGGTGCGAGCCGCCCTTCCGTACTGGTTGTATCGCCTCTTGGTCCGGGAACTGGTCCTTATTTAATAGGTTCTTCCAATATCTCCTATGATTTGGTGCGCCTTGCAGGCGCTGAACATGCAGCCGAAAACCTCGGTTTAAAACGCACGACCAAGGCAAGCATCGAGCAGATAATTAAAGCGGACCCGGAATACATTTTGCTCGTCGAATGGCAGGCAGGAAAAACGGATGATATGAATGAAATAATGCAGACTCCCGGCTGGTCCACATTAAAAGCCGTGAAAAACAATCATGTCTTGAGCATGCCAGCCAAAAAACTGCTGAATCCTAATCGTTATAATGTTGACACACTGGAGGAAATCGCCAAATGGCTTCACCCTGACAAGTTTTGA
- a CDS encoding ferrochelatase, with amino-acid sequence MKIALLMLTYASLHSIDELPPFYTHLFHGLNPSPEYMEHAAARFRAIGTADPLGAVTARQAAALEQRLNTDPNAEIKIYLASKHTPPFIDDAVRQMIADGVDQIYSFPTSPLYSRTGTAAYHFSVRKALAAAGVDIPVIEINHWHKYPGVTEAISLRLRTALAWVSAANRPYTKVLFTAHSQPGLPKANMEFIQTFSELAESVADKANCSRWSLAYRSAGPPPQKWLSPDVLDIIEKVAHEGYKAVIVCDLLSLTENVEAIYDCKIDCQDKAAACGLEFVATEFLNDSADYIDALASLIRDRIQLNGAQ; translated from the coding sequence TTGAAAATAGCTTTGTTGATGTTAACCTATGCCTCTTTGCATTCGATTGATGAATTGCCGCCTTTTTATACACATCTGTTTCATGGCCTGAACCCATCGCCCGAATATATGGAGCATGCGGCGGCACGCTTCCGCGCAATCGGCACCGCCGATCCCCTCGGGGCTGTTACGGCCAGGCAGGCGGCTGCTTTAGAGCAACGTTTAAATACCGATCCAAACGCTGAAATCAAAATATACCTCGCGTCAAAACATACGCCGCCGTTTATCGATGACGCGGTTCGGCAAATGATTGCGGACGGGGTTGACCAGATTTATTCGTTTCCCACCTCTCCGTTGTACTCGCGGACAGGCACCGCAGCATACCATTTCAGTGTCCGTAAAGCACTTGCCGCTGCTGGCGTGGATATACCGGTCATTGAAATCAACCACTGGCATAAGTATCCGGGCGTAACCGAAGCCATCAGCCTGCGGCTTCGTACCGCCTTGGCATGGGTTTCTGCGGCCAATCGCCCCTATACCAAAGTATTGTTTACGGCGCACAGTCAGCCCGGACTGCCAAAGGCCAATATGGAATTTATCCAAACCTTTTCGGAATTGGCCGAATCGGTTGCGGACAAAGCGAACTGTTCCCGTTGGTCGCTTGCTTACCGCAGTGCGGGACCGCCCCCGCAAAAATGGCTGTCCCCGGATGTACTTGACATCATTGAAAAAGTGGCACATGAAGGCTATAAAGCCGTCATTGTATGTGATTTGTTATCCCTCACAGAAAATGTGGAAGCCATTTACGATTGCAAAATCGATTGCCAAGACAAAGCAGCAGCTTGCGGACTTGAATTTGTCGCAACCGAATTTCTGAATGACTCGGCAGACTATATCGACGCGCTTGCTTCACTGATTCGTGATAGGATTCAGCTAAACGGCGCTCAATGA
- a CDS encoding YhgE/Pip domain-containing protein — translation MLHALKAFWKRPTTIIGLVTAVMFQIIFAIVWMTAYDGATEADRLKQLKVGIVVSDQTAGREIADKLAKELPVGTRLVASGAEAEQLLNERKLQMVITIPGNFSDSLKEPQRAAVIQYSINESNPALTANLMNSIAAKTTATANKEAVARGLKAAFVQGNLPAAAAEPLSERITSEFVNVNEIHGMNNQMAPMMLLLASYVGTMIMSMNIAQSSMALAAAGMGRWKLFAARNTINVFAAVFVSLIGSTLLMLLGGQVKHGFLLMWGFQSLFVLSFILLSQFCLILLGMGGMLMNILLLSIQLVTSGAMLPRELLSTFYHRLGGALPASYAVEGSMDILFGGSGAGAASLILLLFIVLTAGLSGLVTGLRKGRTQPVVQKSGEPQPIS, via the coding sequence ATGTTACACGCATTAAAGGCTTTTTGGAAACGACCGACGACGATCATCGGATTGGTGACCGCGGTCATGTTCCAGATTATTTTTGCTATCGTTTGGATGACAGCTTACGATGGAGCGACAGAGGCTGACCGGTTAAAGCAGCTAAAAGTGGGCATTGTCGTGTCGGATCAAACGGCGGGGCGTGAGATTGCCGACAAGCTGGCGAAAGAACTGCCCGTCGGCACAAGGCTTGTCGCAAGCGGAGCGGAGGCGGAGCAGCTCCTGAACGAACGCAAGCTGCAGATGGTCATCACCATCCCCGGGAATTTCAGCGATTCTTTAAAGGAGCCGCAGCGTGCCGCGGTCATTCAATACAGCATCAATGAATCGAATCCGGCGCTGACGGCCAATCTGATGAATTCGATCGCCGCGAAGACGACTGCCACAGCCAACAAGGAGGCGGTCGCGCGGGGACTCAAAGCCGCATTTGTTCAAGGGAATCTGCCGGCAGCGGCAGCTGAACCTTTGTCTGAACGGATAACCTCCGAGTTTGTGAATGTGAATGAAATTCACGGAATGAATAATCAAATGGCGCCTATGATGCTGCTGCTCGCCTCGTATGTCGGTACGATGATCATGAGCATGAACATTGCCCAATCTTCGATGGCGCTGGCTGCGGCGGGGATGGGCCGCTGGAAGTTGTTTGCGGCCCGGAATACCATCAACGTGTTCGCAGCAGTATTCGTTTCTTTGATCGGCTCTACACTGCTGATGCTCCTTGGGGGGCAGGTAAAACACGGTTTCCTGCTGATGTGGGGATTCCAGTCCCTGTTCGTGCTGTCTTTCATCCTGCTTTCGCAGTTTTGCCTGATTTTGCTCGGTATGGGTGGTATGCTGATGAATATTTTGCTGCTGTCGATCCAGCTTGTTACGTCCGGCGCGATGCTGCCTCGCGAGCTTTTATCGACGTTTTACCATCGGCTCGGCGGAGCGCTGCCGGCTTCCTATGCGGTGGAAGGAAGCATGGACATTCTCTTCGGCGGCAGCGGGGCTGGCGCAGCATCTCTAATCCTGCTTTTGTTTATTGTCCTTACTGCGGGGTTAAGCGGACTTGTCACCGGCTTACGCAAGGGCCGGACCCAACCAGTCGTCCAAAAGTCGGGAGAACCGCAGCCGATATCCTAA
- a CDS encoding helix-turn-helix transcriptional regulator, translating to MPTTMESIRIRLLQLSEGISCSHVYRKKMMAMLRQAVPFDAACCTTVDPETLLSTGSVADEEVELIHNDLFEYDFMREDYIPYHQLVKSADPTATLSQATGGQLEKSARYRHVLAPAGFQDELRAALLYKGACWGYLTLFRCSGRPLFTEKERSFIASLVPFIAIRLRRSSFIMPAEMKAELEAEPGILVLDNQLRIISTSEVAERWLSRLREWEAIGDGILPRPVRTACFRALSATSVPSPAKSCIHLPGYPYLTIRASKLNGPAHGPQLAVSFEQAGPADTLRLMAEACELSEREKQILDALIRGMSTKELALALHISVYTAQDHIKSIFSKTGVTSRGELIWHLFSRFGVGS from the coding sequence ATGCCTACTACAATGGAATCCATCAGAATTAGGCTGCTGCAGCTTTCCGAAGGCATAAGTTGCTCCCATGTTTATAGGAAAAAGATGATGGCAATGCTGCGGCAGGCTGTCCCGTTCGATGCTGCATGCTGCACGACCGTTGATCCCGAAACATTGCTGTCCACGGGTTCTGTGGCAGATGAAGAGGTTGAACTCATTCACAATGATTTGTTCGAATATGATTTTATGAGGGAAGATTACATTCCTTATCACCAATTGGTGAAATCAGCGGACCCGACCGCAACATTAAGCCAAGCTACGGGCGGACAATTGGAGAAAAGCGCGCGTTACAGACATGTGCTTGCCCCCGCCGGCTTTCAAGACGAGCTCCGGGCAGCACTGCTCTACAAAGGAGCTTGCTGGGGATATTTAACGTTATTCCGCTGTTCCGGCCGGCCGTTGTTCACCGAGAAGGAGCGAAGCTTCATCGCCTCGCTTGTACCATTCATCGCTATACGTTTGCGCAGGTCCAGCTTCATTATGCCTGCAGAGATGAAGGCGGAACTCGAAGCCGAACCCGGCATCCTGGTGCTGGACAATCAACTTCGAATTATATCAACCAGCGAAGTTGCAGAGCGGTGGTTGTCCCGGCTGCGCGAATGGGAAGCAATCGGGGACGGCATCCTTCCCCGCCCCGTCAGAACAGCTTGCTTCCGGGCATTGTCAGCGACTTCAGTGCCTTCCCCGGCCAAGTCATGCATCCATCTTCCCGGATATCCTTATTTGACGATCCGTGCAAGCAAATTAAACGGACCTGCACACGGACCCCAGCTTGCCGTTTCGTTCGAGCAGGCCGGACCCGCAGACACACTACGACTGATGGCCGAAGCTTGCGAACTGAGCGAACGCGAGAAGCAAATCCTTGACGCGCTCATCAGGGGTATGTCCACTAAAGAGCTTGCACTCGCGCTCCATATTTCCGTCTATACCGCTCAGGACCATATCAAATCCATATTCTCCAAAACTGGGGTGACCAGCCGCGGCGAGCTGATATGGCATTTGTTCTCCCGATTCGGCGTCGGTTCATAA
- a CDS encoding HAD-IIIA family hydrolase: protein MKQNVQAVFIDRDGTIGGNGHFIHPNDFELFPNAQKAIQMLKEQGIKVFAFTNQHRISKGQATIGEFETQFKTYGFDAAYICPHELSENCGCRKPKAGMLLKAAEEHRLDLTECIVIGDVGDTDMLAAHRVGARKILVKTGWGEGALTQYRDKWRETEPDFIADDILEAVRWILE from the coding sequence ATGAAGCAAAATGTACAAGCCGTATTTATTGACCGGGACGGGACGATTGGCGGCAATGGCCATTTTATCCATCCCAATGATTTCGAGCTGTTTCCTAATGCGCAAAAAGCCATTCAGATGTTAAAGGAACAAGGAATTAAAGTGTTTGCATTTACGAACCAACACAGAATATCCAAGGGACAAGCGACGATTGGGGAATTCGAAACACAGTTCAAAACTTACGGCTTTGATGCAGCATACATTTGTCCGCATGAATTAAGCGAAAATTGCGGCTGCCGCAAACCCAAAGCAGGCATGCTGCTGAAAGCTGCTGAAGAGCATCGGCTGGATTTAACCGAATGTATCGTTATTGGAGATGTCGGAGACACGGACATGCTGGCGGCGCATCGGGTCGGAGCCCGGAAGATTCTTGTCAAAACGGGATGGGGCGAAGGGGCCTTGACACAGTACCGGGACAAGTGGAGGGAGACGGAACCGGATTTTATTGCGGATGATATCCTGGAAGCGGTTAGATGGATATTGGAATAA
- a CDS encoding phosphotransferase family protein, producing the protein METDEWNESDDKLQKLLSRLRQKVGFDHAEWLDKGYSDARKFILYQADQPLYLLRVHVADSFARRVEEFQYLKQHIQHGVRCPQPIFAECFDDLELCYLLAAYIEGTSGEEVLPRLPPESQFLQGWEAGRELKKIHQVVPKTPINWTEQRYDKYIRKKTTVQELGISFYKQDFIENFIESHFGLLNNSSVCFQHDDFHPSNLIFRHGELAGIIDFSRFDWGDPWEEFFKLPKYTCDISKYFAYGQILGYFNGKIPDTFWAKYNLFVALNQHATLIGGAQNHKIRETLHKIKHTVDTHDFENNGPPEWYLECEALGHSFSIGKD; encoded by the coding sequence ATGGAAACGGATGAATGGAACGAATCCGATGACAAACTCCAGAAGCTTTTAAGCCGCTTACGGCAAAAGGTCGGCTTTGATCATGCCGAATGGCTTGATAAAGGCTACTCTGACGCGAGAAAGTTTATTTTGTATCAAGCGGATCAACCATTATATTTACTACGCGTGCACGTAGCGGATTCTTTTGCGCGGCGAGTGGAAGAGTTTCAATACCTGAAGCAGCATATCCAGCATGGTGTTCGCTGCCCGCAGCCGATTTTTGCGGAATGCTTTGACGATTTGGAACTTTGCTATTTGTTGGCTGCATATATCGAAGGAACAAGCGGGGAAGAAGTTTTGCCGCGTTTGCCTCCGGAATCTCAATTTTTACAAGGTTGGGAAGCGGGAAGAGAATTGAAGAAAATTCACCAAGTTGTTCCCAAAACACCAATCAACTGGACAGAACAAAGATATGACAAATACATTCGCAAAAAAACGACCGTACAGGAGCTGGGCATTTCTTTTTATAAGCAGGATTTTATTGAGAACTTTATTGAAAGCCATTTCGGCTTATTGAACAATTCATCGGTTTGTTTTCAGCATGATGATTTTCATCCTTCAAATCTGATCTTCAGGCATGGCGAACTGGCTGGAATCATTGATTTCAGCAGATTCGACTGGGGAGATCCTTGGGAAGAATTTTTTAAGCTGCCGAAGTACACCTGCGACATTAGCAAGTATTTTGCGTACGGACAGATTCTGGGTTATTTTAACGGCAAAATTCCCGATACGTTCTGGGCGAAATATAATCTGTTCGTTGCGTTGAATCAGCATGCGACGTTAATCGGCGGAGCCCAAAATCATAAAATACGAGAGACGCTCCACAAGATCAAACATACGGTCGATACCCATGATTTTGAAAATAACGGACCTCCCGAATGGTATCTGGAATGCGAAGCGCTGGGACATTCTTTTAGCATAGGAAAGGACTAA
- a CDS encoding glycosyltransferase family 2 protein, with amino-acid sequence MPRVSVIMPVYNNAAYVQEAIQSILNQTYTDFELIIIDDGSTDGSAYLVSLVTDPRVKKVFHQENKGLVFTLNEGLDMATGDYIARMDSDDHSVPERLSIQVSYMDDNPSIDLCGSAITYSIGRNAKINPVHHEEIKAWLLFHCCICHPTVMMRNRMINRLGIRYDVNYPHAEDYELWDRLASQIQMTNLPINLHYYRLHDGQVSNQHKVMQAYSVDKIHQRQFSRLGLQLSAEENQIMHDLIHFRVNHMDYNSYTRALGFANWVLEQNRIHQVYNQEMLNMVFSRCISVLPY; translated from the coding sequence GTGCCGAGAGTCTCAGTTATTATGCCCGTTTATAATAATGCCGCATATGTTCAGGAAGCAATACAGAGCATACTAAATCAGACTTACACAGATTTTGAACTGATTATTATTGATGATGGTTCAACGGACGGATCTGCTTACCTCGTTTCACTAGTTACAGATCCTAGAGTCAAAAAAGTGTTCCATCAAGAAAACAAGGGATTGGTATTCACACTTAATGAAGGCCTAGATATGGCAACCGGAGATTACATCGCTCGAATGGACAGTGATGATCATTCTGTCCCCGAAAGGCTAAGCATACAAGTATCTTATATGGATGATAATCCATCAATTGACTTATGCGGATCTGCTATTACCTACTCCATAGGAAGAAATGCTAAAATTAATCCGGTCCATCATGAAGAAATCAAAGCCTGGTTATTGTTTCATTGCTGTATCTGTCACCCAACAGTGATGATGCGAAATCGCATGATTAATCGGCTAGGAATTAGATATGATGTGAATTATCCCCATGCCGAAGACTATGAGTTGTGGGACCGATTAGCTTCGCAAATTCAAATGACTAACCTCCCCATAAATTTGCATTATTACCGCTTACATGACGGACAAGTATCCAATCAGCACAAAGTTATGCAAGCTTATTCTGTCGACAAGATTCATCAGAGACAATTTTCGCGGTTAGGTTTGCAGTTATCAGCTGAGGAAAATCAAATCATGCATGATTTAATACATTTTAGAGTCAATCATATGGATTATAATAGTTATACGAGAGCCCTTGGATTCGCGAATTGGGTGCTGGAGCAAAATCGGATACATCAAGTTTATAATCAAGAGATGCTGAATATGGTTTTCTCCAGATGTATATCCGTTCTTCCTTATTGA
- the sufB gene encoding Fe-S cluster assembly protein SufB, producing the protein MAKQMPELEEYKYGFRDEHQAVFQSGKGLTPEIVRTISQMKGEPEWMLEFRLKSLEQFNKMALPRWGGDLSGLDFNDIQYYVKPAEKQGRTWEEVPAEIKATFDKLGIPEAEQKYLAGVSAQYESEVVYHHMREDLERQGVIFLDTDSALREYPHLFKEYFSTVVPPTDNKFAALNSAVWSGGSFIYVPKGVKCEIPVQAYFRINSENMGQFERTLIIADEGSFVHYVEGCTAPIYSTHSLHSAVVEIIVKKDARVRYTTIQNWAPNIYNLVTKRAVAEENATMEWVDGNIGSKLTMKYPAVILKGRGAKGMVLSIAVAGKGQLQDAGAKMLHLAPDTTSTIVSKSISKHGGKVTYRGIASFGRGAVGAKANVKCDTLILDNQSTSDTIPYNEVKNDNITLEHEATVSKVSEDQLFYLMSRGLSEAEATQMIVMGFIEPFTKELPMEYAVEMNRLIKFEMEGSIG; encoded by the coding sequence ATGGCGAAGCAAATGCCTGAACTGGAAGAATATAAATACGGTTTCCGCGACGAACATCAGGCGGTATTCCAATCGGGGAAAGGTTTGACGCCGGAAATCGTGCGCACGATTTCGCAAATGAAAGGCGAGCCGGAATGGATGCTGGAGTTCCGCTTGAAGTCGCTGGAGCAATTTAACAAGATGGCCCTGCCGCGCTGGGGCGGGGACTTGTCCGGCCTGGATTTTAACGATATCCAGTACTATGTTAAACCCGCAGAGAAACAAGGCAGGACATGGGAAGAAGTGCCCGCAGAGATCAAGGCGACATTCGACAAGCTGGGCATTCCGGAAGCGGAACAGAAGTATCTGGCCGGGGTTTCGGCTCAATACGAATCGGAAGTAGTTTATCATCATATGCGCGAAGACCTGGAGAGGCAGGGGGTGATCTTCCTGGATACCGACTCGGCGCTGCGCGAATATCCGCATCTGTTCAAGGAGTATTTCAGTACTGTCGTGCCGCCGACGGACAATAAGTTTGCGGCGCTGAACAGCGCGGTGTGGTCTGGAGGCAGCTTCATCTACGTGCCGAAAGGGGTCAAATGCGAAATCCCGGTGCAGGCGTATTTCCGGATCAACTCGGAGAATATGGGCCAATTCGAACGGACGCTGATCATCGCCGACGAAGGAAGCTTTGTGCATTACGTTGAAGGCTGTACGGCGCCGATTTACAGCACGCATTCCCTGCACAGCGCGGTGGTGGAGATCATCGTGAAAAAGGATGCCCGGGTGCGGTACACGACAATTCAAAACTGGGCGCCCAATATTTATAATCTGGTTACGAAACGGGCGGTAGCGGAAGAGAATGCGACGATGGAATGGGTGGACGGGAACATCGGCTCCAAGCTGACGATGAAATATCCGGCGGTTATCTTGAAAGGGCGCGGTGCGAAGGGAATGGTGCTGTCAATTGCGGTAGCAGGCAAAGGGCAGCTCCAGGACGCCGGGGCGAAAATGCTGCACCTGGCGCCCGACACCACGTCGACGATCGTGTCGAAGTCGATTTCCAAACATGGCGGCAAAGTCACATACCGGGGCATCGCCTCATTTGGGCGGGGCGCGGTTGGAGCGAAAGCGAACGTCAAATGCGATACGCTGATTTTGGACAACCAGTCGACAAGCGACACGATCCCGTATAACGAAGTGAAAAACGATAACATAACGCTTGAACATGAAGCCACCGTGTCAAAGGTATCCGAGGATCAGCTGTTCTATTTGATGAGCCGGGGGCTGAGCGAAGCGGAAGCGACGCAGATGATCGTGATGGGCTTTATCGAGCCGTTCACGAAAGAGCTGCCGATGGAATATGCGGTTGAGATGAACCGATTGATCAAATTCGAGATGGAGGGGAGTATTGGGTAA